From Salvia splendens isolate huo1 unplaced genomic scaffold, SspV2 ctg1064, whole genome shotgun sequence:
CAAATTAAAGAGAATAAAAGTTAGAATTGTGATAACTTATGTAGCTAAGGAATTGgattaattttcttattttttaataatcaaacccacacataattatattaatagtGAATCAAATTAGATTCCATATTTGGTGATAATTAAGCTAAAGACAACACATAATTACCTCAATTGCCCTTTTTGTAGTAATTAATTCCAGCAGAAGAAATCCTCCCAAAACCCAAGTGGCCAATCTCCGCCAGCTCAATCCACAACTCCTCCGCGCTTACACACTCTCCGGCGGCCTCGATTTCAAGCATCCCTTCGTCGCACTTCCTCTCCACCTCCACCCGCCGCCGGCTCCTCCGCAGGCGCCGCCGCGCCACCGCCCACGGCAGCTTCACGAACGCCAGCACGAAGCAGTTCACCACCGCGCACGGGCAGCAGCACAGCGCCACGCAGTCGCCGATCGCCCGCGCCGCACACGACTTCCCCGTGCACGTCACCCGCCCTCCGCCGCCGTCCTCCTCCGCTCCGGCGCGGCGGTGGGGCGGCGATGGATTGCGGTGGTCGTCCATTTGTCTACTTCTCAATTGATCCTAATTTGAAGAATTTTGAAATTGGATGAACAATCGAGCTCGGATTTCTCTCTCTAAAGTCTAAATGCGTATGAAGAAGATGTGAGTCTAAATATATTAATTGCGTTAACGTGCCAAATATGGTGCTTTCCCATGCAATTatattttgtttcctttttttgaaaaatgatgtgtgcctaattttgcattaattatTACTATCATACTTATGTAGCGATATTAATAAGCATTTGACGTATAATATACATctcaatt
This genomic window contains:
- the LOC121788520 gene encoding uncharacterized protein LOC121788520; this encodes MDDHRNPSPPHRRAGAEEDGGGGRVTCTGKSCAARAIGDCVALCCCPCAVVNCFVLAFVKLPWAVARRRLRRSRRRVEVERKCDEGMLEIEAAGECVSAEELWIELAEIGHLGFGRISSAGINYYKKGN